The Mycobacterium haemophilum DSM 44634 sequence GAACGACACTGATCGGCGCATCGCCAACATGCGGCTGCAGGCCGGCGGTGCGGTCACCCCCGATCTCACCCCTGAAAATGCCCGCCACATGGGCCTTTTCGTGGTCGGGCGGCTGGCTGCCCGGCACGGCATCCGGGTCGGGCTGCGCGGCCCCATCGATGATGCGCAGAGTCCGGGCACGACTGCGGAGGTCTACCTACCGCTGGCGGTGCTAGTCGCGAGAGCGACGCCGGCTGCAGCGGCAGGACCGCGGGCACCCGGGTGGGCTCCGCAACAGCCAAAGCCCGCGCCGCGGCACGCCGCGGCCGTTCGTGACCCGGAAGCGGTTCGCGGGTCCATCAGCAGCCACGTTGGCGGTGTGCGCAGCGGACGGTCGCATGCCCTGGAAAACAGGCTCGAAACCCGTGAAGGACCCGATCAGCAATGATGGCTTGTTCGAACAACCGGCTGGTGTCGAAGTTCGCCCGCGAAGTTCCTGGGGTGGCGCATGCCCCGGCGGCGACGGTTCCCGTGGGTAGCTGACCGCAGTGCAGCAGTGGACCGATTGTGAAATTGCCGGACGTGATTTCACCGATGATGATCTGAGTCGGCTACGCACCGAACGGGTTGTGTTCACCGAGTGCAATTTTAGCGGCGCTAACCTGGCCGAGTCGCACCATCGCGCATCAGCCTTTCGTAATTGCACCTTCAAGCGGACCCTATTGTGGCACAGCACATTTACCCATTGCAGCATGCTGGGCTCGGTGTTTGTGCAGTGCCGGCTGCGGCCGCTGACATTCGACGAGGTGGACTTCACGCTCGCGGTGCTGGGCGGCAACGACCTGCGCGGTGTCGACTTGAGCGGCTGCCGGCTGCGGGAGGCCAGCCTGGTGGAGACCGACCTGCGCACGGCGGTGCTGCGCGGCGCCGACCTCAGCGGTGCCCGCACGACCGGTACCCGGCTAGATGACGCCGATCTGCGTGGCGCGACCGTCGAGCCTTCGTTGTGGAGAACCGCTTCACTCGCGGGTGCACGCATCGACGTCCCGCAAGCTGTGGCGTTTGCGTTGGCGCACGGGCTTTGCTTGAACGGGGGTTTGGACGCATGACCGCTAGCGGCGATCGCGAGCGCGGCGAAGCCGGGCGCTGCGGGTCGCCGCCAGATAACTTAGCGCTTGAGTCGGATCCGCCACCGGACTATGCCGGTATAGGCCACCGCCAAACCCGCGAGCGTTGCCATATCAAGCAGCCAGGTGCCCGCCGTGTGCTTCCAGTGGCTGTCTTTCGGACTGAGTGGACCAGGCACCAGATGCCACAAGTCAACCGTCGACGACGATGCCGCGAACCCCCAGCGTGAGGGCACCAGCCAGGACAGTTGGTCCAGGAAGATCCGGTTGGTCACCGGGACCAGCCCACCGCAGAGGACCAGCTGCAGCATCAGGGACACCACGAGCAGCGGCATGATCTGCTCGTGAGAGCGGGCCATCGCCGAGAGGACCAGACCGAAGATTGCGCACGTCACACAGGTCGCGGCCACCGCGACGAACAGCTCCAGGGTGGGATTGCTGAGCACCGCGCCACGCCCGGTTGGCGCGCCTTTGCCCAGGATCACGATGGCGGTCGCGATCGCTGACTGGATGATGGCAAACCCGCTGTACACGGCAATCTTGGCGGCGAGATAGGCCGATGTCGACAGGCCAACCGCTTGCTCGCGGCGGAAGATCGCGCGCTCGCTGATGAGGTCGCGGATCGTCAGCGCAGTGCCCATGAACACTGCAGCGAGATCCAGGAGCGTCAAGATCTGCGCGGCTTCGTCGGGCGCCGAGCTCATCGGGTCGCCCGGGTGGAACCCCGTGCTGCCGGGAACGGTGAGTGCGAGCGCACCCAAGATGAACGGCAACAACGCCAGGAACACGAAGTAGGCGCGGTCGGAAATGACCAGCCGAACCTGACGGCGAATGATCGTGGAGAACTGCCGGCGCACGCTGGTGTGCGCGGGGGCACCCAGACCGGTCGGCACCTCGGCTTGCGCGGGTAGCGGCGCACGGTTGCGGGCCAGGAAGCGCCGATTGGCCTCGTCCGGGTTGGCACCGACTTTCGCAAAAATCTGGGCCCAGTTGGTGGTGCCGATGGCAGCATCGATCTGGTCGGGTGGGCCCAGGAACGCCGTCTTGCCGCCAGGCGCCATCAGCAGCACCTGGTCGCAAACATCGAGATAGGTCAGCGAGTGGGTCACCACCAGCACCACGCGACCGGCGTCAGCCAGTTGCCGCAGCATTGTCATAACTTGCAGGTCCAGCGCCGGGTCCAGACCTGAGGTCGGTTCGTCCAGGATCAGCAGTGAGGGTCCGGTGAGCAGTTCGAGTGCCACCGAGGCGCGTTTGCGTTGGCCGCCGGAGAGCTGGTCGACCCGGGTGTCGGCGTGCGTGGTCAGTCCCAGCTCTTCGAGAACCTGAGCGACCACCTGGGCGCGGTCGGCTTTGCTGGTGTCGGGAGGCAACCGTAGCTCGGCTGCGTAGCCGAGGGCCTGGTTGATCGTCAGCTGGCGGTGCACGACGTCGTCCTGGGGAACCATGCCGATCCTGCTGCGCAACGATGCGTACTCGGTGTGAATGTTGTGACCCTCGAACGTGACCGAGCCGTCGGTGGGGGTGGTGTATCCGGCGATCAGCCGCGACAGGGTCGTCTTGCCCGCCCCGGATCCGCCGATGATGGCGGTCAGCGTGCCGGGCCTGGCCGTCACCGAGACGTTCTCGAGCAGCTTCTTCCCATTCACGCTGAATTCGACCGCACGCACCTCCAGGCCTCCGGCGCGCGTCGCCGCTTCGTGGCGGCGCACCAAGATACCGCCGTAAAACACGAGGTCGACGTTGCCGATGGTGACCACATCGCCCTCGGTCAGCACCGCCGATCCGACCCGGA is a genomic window containing:
- a CDS encoding pentapeptide repeat-containing protein is translated as MQQWTDCEIAGRDFTDDDLSRLRTERVVFTECNFSGANLAESHHRASAFRNCTFKRTLLWHSTFTHCSMLGSVFVQCRLRPLTFDEVDFTLAVLGGNDLRGVDLSGCRLREASLVETDLRTAVLRGADLSGARTTGTRLDDADLRGATVEPSLWRTASLAGARIDVPQAVAFALAHGLCLNGGLDA
- a CDS encoding ATP-binding cassette domain-containing protein, whose amino-acid sequence is MDSAAAPVLTVRLDRSHGSFAPGRDVVIGSDLRADLRVAHPLIARAHLLLRFDQGRWIAIDNNSLNGIFVNGRRVQMVDIYDGQTINVGKPDGPRMTFEVGQRWGGVGQLAPTETLRVIAPPPRMGPPPPRPPAPPPVQFPRGYRAEDPQRTTAVPITEPGPELDPPTQLAAGVTMTQFPTRMVNVAGPGSQLEPPVAGTTWIGRALDNDIVVPDVLASRRHAFLTPTSLGTEIRDAHSINGTFVNGIRVGSAVLTEGDVVTIGNVDLVFYGGILVRRHEAATRAGGLEVRAVEFSVNGKKLLENVSVTARPGTLTAIIGGSGAGKTTLSRLIAGYTTPTDGSVTFEGHNIHTEYASLRSRIGMVPQDDVVHRQLTINQALGYAAELRLPPDTSKADRAQVVAQVLEELGLTTHADTRVDQLSGGQRKRASVALELLTGPSLLILDEPTSGLDPALDLQVMTMLRQLADAGRVVLVVTHSLTYLDVCDQVLLMAPGGKTAFLGPPDQIDAAIGTTNWAQIFAKVGANPDEANRRFLARNRAPLPAQAEVPTGLGAPAHTSVRRQFSTIIRRQVRLVISDRAYFVFLALLPFILGALALTVPGSTGFHPGDPMSSAPDEAAQILTLLDLAAVFMGTALTIRDLISERAIFRREQAVGLSTSAYLAAKIAVYSGFAIIQSAIATAIVILGKGAPTGRGAVLSNPTLELFVAVAATCVTCAIFGLVLSAMARSHEQIMPLLVVSLMLQLVLCGGLVPVTNRIFLDQLSWLVPSRWGFAASSSTVDLWHLVPGPLSPKDSHWKHTAGTWLLDMATLAGLAVAYTGIVRWRIRLKR